Proteins encoded by one window of Monoglobus pectinilyticus:
- a CDS encoding sugar O-acetyltransferase: MTEKEKAKAGYLYNANYDSEIVNEIEKCTDLCYEYNQIKPSDEENKNRLLKQIIGNLGENAKVTAPFWCDFGYNLYIGDFFYSNHNLVITDGAKVEIGDHVFIAPNVCITTAEHAIDAEQRNAGLEVAKPIKIGNNVWIGAGTVILGGAEIGDNSVIGAGSVVKKDIPPNVIAVGVPCRPIRQITEEDKKRYPQYPKDNI, encoded by the coding sequence ATGACTGAGAAAGAAAAAGCAAAAGCAGGATACTTATACAACGCAAATTATGATTCTGAAATCGTAAATGAAATCGAAAAGTGCACTGATTTATGTTATGAATATAATCAGATTAAACCTTCAGATGAGGAAAACAAAAATCGTCTGCTAAAACAAATTATTGGAAACCTGGGCGAAAACGCAAAAGTTACCGCTCCGTTCTGGTGCGATTTTGGATATAACCTGTATATTGGAGATTTTTTCTACTCAAATCATAATCTTGTAATCACAGACGGCGCCAAGGTTGAAATAGGCGACCATGTATTTATTGCTCCAAACGTGTGCATCACAACGGCCGAACATGCGATTGACGCTGAACAAAGAAACGCAGGTTTAGAAGTGGCAAAACCGATAAAGATAGGAAACAATGTTTGGATTGGGGCCGGCACTGTCATTTTGGGCGGTGCAGAAATAGGAGATAATTCTGTAATAGGCGCCGGAAGTGTTGTAAAAAAAGACATTCCGCCCAATGTTATAGCAGTTGGTGTTCCCTGCAGACCAATACGTCAAATAACCGAGGAAGATAAAAAACGTTATCCGCAATACCCAAAAGATAATATCTAA
- the hrcA gene encoding heat-inducible transcriptional repressor HrcA: MASLDDRKKLILQAIVEDYIKNAEPVGSRSIAKKTSLNLSAATIRNEMCDLEDMGMLIQPHTSAGRIPSNAGFRFYVDNLMHRYQMTALEIKRLRAAMMNNFRELDNIIKGVSSAFSSITSLPTFAMLPMNKYGNIKNVKLADVDGRTIMVIVSDSSGLIKNKLLRLRNTVTPEEVAELNRVINENISGLDLDGFISLDNVMGIKDAVGENVEILSSVLELIYEAQREIESKQVVVEGTSNILRYPEYNDVEKIKNILEFFDDENVLGEIVDAVQFEGDGGVDIFIGDELPLPQLKENSVVVSQYQVGEDLVGIVGVIGPQRMDYAKVVSGIKFFSENLGQMLSSRFRPDDDENFDYNGGKEDG, from the coding sequence ATGGCATCGCTGGATGACAGAAAAAAGCTAATTCTTCAGGCTATTGTTGAAGACTATATCAAAAACGCTGAGCCTGTTGGTTCCAGAAGCATTGCTAAAAAGACCAGTCTTAACCTCAGCGCGGCGACAATTCGTAACGAGATGTGTGATTTGGAGGATATGGGAATGCTGATTCAGCCGCATACCTCCGCCGGACGTATACCATCAAATGCCGGATTTAGGTTTTATGTTGACAACTTAATGCATAGATATCAAATGACGGCTTTGGAGATAAAAAGGCTTAGAGCCGCTATGATGAATAACTTTAGGGAGCTTGACAATATTATTAAAGGCGTGTCGTCAGCATTTTCTTCCATTACGAGTTTGCCGACGTTTGCTATGCTTCCTATGAATAAATACGGCAATATCAAAAATGTTAAGCTGGCCGACGTTGACGGCAGAACGATAATGGTTATTGTTTCAGACTCTTCAGGTCTTATTAAAAATAAGCTGCTGAGATTGAGGAATACTGTTACGCCTGAGGAAGTTGCAGAGCTGAACAGAGTTATAAATGAAAATATATCAGGTCTTGATTTAGACGGCTTTATAAGTCTTGACAATGTTATGGGCATAAAGGACGCTGTTGGAGAAAACGTTGAAATCCTTTCATCCGTGCTGGAGCTTATATATGAGGCTCAGAGAGAAATTGAGAGCAAACAGGTGGTTGTTGAGGGGACGTCTAATATCCTGCGGTATCCTGAATATAATGATGTGGAAAAAATTAAAAATATATTGGAATTTTTTGATGACGAAAACGTGCTTGGCGAAATTGTGGACGCGGTTCAGTTTGAAGGAGACGGCGGCGTGGATATATTTATCGGCGACGAACTTCCGCTTCCCCAGCTGAAAGAAAACAGCGTTGTTGTTTCCCAGTACCAGGTCGGAGAAGATTTGGTAGGCATAGTTGGAGTTATCGGTCCTCAGAGAATGGATTATGCTAAAGTTGTTTCAGGCATAAAGTTCTTCTCTGAAAATTTGGGTCAGATGCTTAGCAGCAGATTCAGACCGGACGATGATGAAAATTTCGATTATAACGGCGGAAAAGAGGATGGTTAA
- the grpE gene encoding nucleotide exchange factor GrpE translates to MKSKEENQQETMDNKESKIEECMEDQKQQDESTETPVQETENPENNEEETLAQKLEEAKDRFLRKVAEFDNFKKRTAKEKTENFSLGICEAVEKLLPVLDNLDRAIVAAESNDDKEALLEGIKMVRKQFCEALSGIGVSEIEAVGKEFDPDKHNAVMMEDSDLPSNTVIEEFAKGYAYNRDDNVKVIRHSMVKVSN, encoded by the coding sequence GTGAAATCTAAAGAAGAAAATCAGCAGGAAACTATGGATAATAAAGAAAGCAAAATAGAGGAATGCATGGAAGACCAAAAACAGCAGGACGAATCGACTGAAACTCCGGTTCAGGAGACAGAGAATCCTGAAAATAATGAAGAAGAGACTTTAGCTCAAAAGCTGGAAGAAGCAAAAGACAGATTTTTAAGAAAAGTTGCTGAGTTTGATAATTTCAAGAAGCGCACCGCTAAAGAGAAAACTGAGAATTTCTCTTTAGGAATCTGTGAAGCTGTTGAAAAGCTTCTCCCCGTGCTGGATAACCTTGACAGAGCGATTGTGGCTGCCGAGAGCAATGATGACAAAGAAGCTCTGCTTGAGGGAATAAAAATGGTTAGAAAACAGTTCTGTGAAGCGCTCTCAGGTATTGGAGTGAGTGAAATTGAAGCTGTTGGGAAAGAGTTTGACCCGGATAAGCATAACGCGGTTATGATGGAGGACAGCGACTTGCCTTCCAATACTGTTATTGAGGAATTTGCTAAGGGTTACGCTTATAACAGGGATGACAATGTTAAAGTGATACGTCATTCTATGGTTAAGGTTTCAAATTAG